A single genomic interval of Anopheles darlingi chromosome X, idAnoDarlMG_H_01, whole genome shotgun sequence harbors:
- the LOC125951057 gene encoding mucin-5AC-like isoform X21, producing MGKLTSAALLLALLVCVGVTKVAAQKQRVCLARIADYGTATAFGFCNQAVYLALRLNTNAAITYVNTAMTSAAVEAGIRTYAGYKTTYPQVDFYLGVDSLPGSYETWITNARATAISAITAQLRTYPTVAGVYIDIVNVPANRGSFYRSFITELQTAVNGAGFKFAIALPWDSTTYNQIYLPTSPTPVPIPDFYLVKTYEDMYSDQTTKTHPISPLFAMAAPFNVETKTIYNNVFRWVLSGIPTLKLALGLPMYGLRFTAASATALGATSTVVNPDTYCNALIFGVTNTAGAAQAGEGFAYSSSAMMVYNTFDSVIDKLNFASATNLFGVGLYSMDQAGSTNAELLRYVTSVLAPVPPAGVVYPAAEPATCQVPITFPVPPTTTTTPTTTTPTTTTPTTTTPTTTTPTTTTPTTTTPTTTTPTTTTPTTTTPTTTTPTTTTPTTTTPTTTTPTTTTPTTTTPTTTTPTTTTPTTTTPTTTTPTTTTPTTTTPTTTTPTTTTPTTTTPTTTTPTTTTPTTTTPTTTTPTTTTPTTTTPTTTTPTTTTPTTTTPTTTTPTTTTPTTTTPTTTTTTAVATTTAIPGSGPNGTGLNVSIPQPLVCGAPARAEYGNLVSQYCSGIQNVTAFVVLGGTCGTAS from the exons ATGGGGAAACTGACATCCGCCGCCTTACTGCTAGCCCTGCTAGTATGCG TAGGTGTCACCAAAGTTGCTGCACAGA AACAACGTGTATGCTTAGCTCGGATAGCCGACTATGGTACCGCCAcggcgtttggtttttgtaaTCAAGCCGTCTATCTGGCGCTACGTCTTAACACCAATGCAGCGATAACCTATGTCAACACAGCCATGACAAGTGCCGCGGTCGAAG CGGGCATCAGGACATATGCCGGTTACAAAACGACCTACCCCCAGGTCGATTTCTATTTGGGAGTTGATTCACTACCAGGATCGTACGAAACCTGGATAACGAATGCAAGGGCAACTGCTATTTCAGCAATCACGGCACAGTTACGAACATATCCGACAGTTGCGGGTGTCTATATCGACATCGTAAATGTGCCGGCAAATCGAGGT AGCTTTTACCGTAGCTTTATAACAGAATTGCAAACAGCGGTCAATGGTGCCGGCTTCAAGTTTGCTATAGCGTTGCCTTGGGACTCGACCACATATAATCAAATCTACTTACCCACAAGCCCTACACCTGTGCCTATACCGGATTTCTATTTGGTGAAAACGTATGAGGATATGTATAGTGATCAAACTACTAAGACACATCCTATCAGTCCCTTGTTCGCAATGGCGGCTCCGTTCAACGTCGAAACCAAAACGATA TACAACAATGTGTTCCGGTGGGTGCTGTCAGGTATTCCAACGTTAAAGCTTGCACTAGGATTGCCTATGTATGGGTTGCGGTTCACCGCAGCAAGCGCTACTGCACTCGGCGCGACTTCCACAGTTGTCAATCCTGATACCTACTGTAAT GCGCTGATTTTCGGTGTTACTAATACGGCTGGCGCTGCCCAAGCGGGAGAGGGCTTTGCATATAGTTCGTCGGCAATGATGGTGTATAACACGTTCGATTCGGTCATCGACAAGCTTAACTTTGCCAGTGCCACCAACTTGTTCGGTGTGGGCTTGTATTCGATGGATCAGGCAGGAAGTACTAATGCTGAGCTGCTGCGTTATGTTACAAGTGTGCTTGCTCCTGTGCCACCAGCTGGAGTGGTATATCCAGCGGCGGAACCAGCTACATGCCAAGTTCCAATAACATTCCCAGTACCTccaacaacgactacgacacctacgactactacacctacgactaccacacctacgactaccacacctacaactaccacacctacgactaccacacctacgactacgacacctacgactaccacacctacgactacgacacctacgactacgacacctacgactaccacACCTACAACTACGacacctacgactaccacacctacgactaccacac ctacgactaccacacctacgactacgacacctacgactaccacac ctacgactaccacACCTACAACTACTacacctacgactaccacACCTACAACTACTacacctacgactaccacacctacgactaccacacctacgactaccacacctacgactaccacacctacgactaccacacctacgactaccacACCTACAACTACTacacctacgactaccacacctacgactaccacACCTACGACTACAACTCCTACGACTACcacacctacgactacgacacctacgactaccacacctacgactaccacACCTACGACTACAACTCCTACGACTACcacacctacgactacgacaacgacCGCTGTagcaacgacaacggccaTACCTGGTTCTGGGCCGAATGGCACAGGTCTAAACGTAAGCATTCCACAACCTCTCGTCTGTGGTGCTCCCGCTCGAGCAGAGTACGGCAATCTGGTGTCCCAGTACTGCTCCGGTATTCAGAATGTAACCGCCTTCGTAGTATTAGGTGGCACATGCGGGACAGCATCGTAG
- the LOC125951057 gene encoding mucin-5AC-like isoform X9 — MGKLTSAALLLALLVCVGVTKVAAQKQRVCLARIADYGTATAFGFCNQAVYLALRLNTNAAITYVNTAMTSAAVEAGIRTYAGYKTTYPQVDFYLGVDSLPGSYETWITNARATAISAITAQLRTYPTVAGVYIDIVNVPANRGSFYRSFITELQTAVNGAGFKFAIALPWDSTTYNQIYLPTSPTPVPIPDFYLVKTYEDMYSDQTTKTHPISPLFAMAAPFNVETKTIYNNVFRWVLSGIPTLKLALGLPMYGLRFTAASATALGATSTVVNPDTYCNALIFGVTNTAGAAQAGEGFAYSSSAMMVYNTFDSVIDKLNFASATNLFGVGLYSMDQAGSTNAELLRYVTSVLAPVPPAGVVYPAAEPATCQVPITFPVPPTTTTTPTTTTPTTTTPTTTTPTTTTPTTTTPTTTTPTTTTPTTTTPTTTTPTTTTPTTTTPTTTTPTTTTPTTTTPTTTTPTTTTPTTTTPTTTTPTTTTPTTTTPTTTTPTTTTPTTTTPTTTTPTTTTPTTTTPTTTTPTTTTPTTTTPTTTTPTTTTPTTTTPTTTTPTTTTPTTTTPTTTTPTTTTPTTTTPTTTTPTTTTPTTTTPTTTTPTTTTPTTTTPTTTTPTTTTPTTTTPTTTTPTTTTTTAVATTTAIPGSGPNGTGLNVSIPQPLVCGAPARAEYGNLVSQYCSGIQNVTAFVVLGGTCGTAS, encoded by the exons ATGGGGAAACTGACATCCGCCGCCTTACTGCTAGCCCTGCTAGTATGCG TAGGTGTCACCAAAGTTGCTGCACAGA AACAACGTGTATGCTTAGCTCGGATAGCCGACTATGGTACCGCCAcggcgtttggtttttgtaaTCAAGCCGTCTATCTGGCGCTACGTCTTAACACCAATGCAGCGATAACCTATGTCAACACAGCCATGACAAGTGCCGCGGTCGAAG CGGGCATCAGGACATATGCCGGTTACAAAACGACCTACCCCCAGGTCGATTTCTATTTGGGAGTTGATTCACTACCAGGATCGTACGAAACCTGGATAACGAATGCAAGGGCAACTGCTATTTCAGCAATCACGGCACAGTTACGAACATATCCGACAGTTGCGGGTGTCTATATCGACATCGTAAATGTGCCGGCAAATCGAGGT AGCTTTTACCGTAGCTTTATAACAGAATTGCAAACAGCGGTCAATGGTGCCGGCTTCAAGTTTGCTATAGCGTTGCCTTGGGACTCGACCACATATAATCAAATCTACTTACCCACAAGCCCTACACCTGTGCCTATACCGGATTTCTATTTGGTGAAAACGTATGAGGATATGTATAGTGATCAAACTACTAAGACACATCCTATCAGTCCCTTGTTCGCAATGGCGGCTCCGTTCAACGTCGAAACCAAAACGATA TACAACAATGTGTTCCGGTGGGTGCTGTCAGGTATTCCAACGTTAAAGCTTGCACTAGGATTGCCTATGTATGGGTTGCGGTTCACCGCAGCAAGCGCTACTGCACTCGGCGCGACTTCCACAGTTGTCAATCCTGATACCTACTGTAAT GCGCTGATTTTCGGTGTTACTAATACGGCTGGCGCTGCCCAAGCGGGAGAGGGCTTTGCATATAGTTCGTCGGCAATGATGGTGTATAACACGTTCGATTCGGTCATCGACAAGCTTAACTTTGCCAGTGCCACCAACTTGTTCGGTGTGGGCTTGTATTCGATGGATCAGGCAGGAAGTACTAATGCTGAGCTGCTGCGTTATGTTACAAGTGTGCTTGCTCCTGTGCCACCAGCTGGAGTGGTATATCCAGCGGCGGAACCAGCTACATGCCAAGTTCCAATAACATTCCCAGTACCTccaacaacgactacgacacctacgactactacacctacgactaccacacctacgactaccacacctacaactaccacacctacgactaccacacctacgactacgacacctacgactaccacacctacgactacgacacctacgactacgacacctacgactaccacACCTACAACTACGacacctacgactaccacacctacgactaccacacctacgactacgacacctacgactaccacacctacaactaccacacctacgactacgacacctacgactacgacacctacgactaccacacctacgactaccacacctacgactaccacacctacgactacgacacCTACAACTACcacac ctacgactaccacacctacgactaccacAC ctacgactaccacacctacgactacgacacctacgactaccacac ctacgactaccacACCTACAACTACTacacctacgactaccacACCTACAACTACTacacctacgactaccacacctacgactaccacacctacgactaccacacctacgactaccacacctacgactaccacacctacgactaccacACCTACAACTACTacacctacgactaccacacctacgactaccacACCTACGACTACAACTCCTACGACTACcacacctacgactacgacacctacgactaccacacctacgactaccacACCTACGACTACAACTCCTACGACTACcacacctacgactacgacaacgacCGCTGTagcaacgacaacggccaTACCTGGTTCTGGGCCGAATGGCACAGGTCTAAACGTAAGCATTCCACAACCTCTCGTCTGTGGTGCTCCCGCTCGAGCAGAGTACGGCAATCTGGTGTCCCAGTACTGCTCCGGTATTCAGAATGTAACCGCCTTCGTAGTATTAGGTGGCACATGCGGGACAGCATCGTAG
- the LOC125951057 gene encoding mucin-5AC-like isoform X28 has product MGKLTSAALLLALLVCVGVTKVAAQKQRVCLARIADYGTATAFGFCNQAVYLALRLNTNAAITYVNTAMTSAAVEAGIRTYAGYKTTYPQVDFYLGVDSLPGSYETWITNARATAISAITAQLRTYPTVAGVYIDIVNVPANRGSFYRSFITELQTAVNGAGFKFAIALPWDSTTYNQIYLPTSPTPVPIPDFYLVKTYEDMYSDQTTKTHPISPLFAMAAPFNVETKTIYNNVFRWVLSGIPTLKLALGLPMYGLRFTAASATALGATSTVVNPDTYCNALIFGVTNTAGAAQAGEGFAYSSSAMMVYNTFDSVIDKLNFASATNLFGVGLYSMDQAGSTNAELLRYVTSVLAPVPPAGVVYPAAEPATCQVPITFPVPPTTTTTPTTTTPTTTTPTTTTPTTTTPTTTTPTTTTPTTTTPTTTTPTTTTPTTTTPTTTTPTTTTPTTTTPTTTTPTTTTPTTTTPTTTTPTTTTPTTTTPTTTTPTTTTPTTTTPTTTTPTTTTPTTTTPTTTTPTTTTPTTTTTTAVATTTAIPGSGPNGTGLNVSIPQPLVCGAPARAEYGNLVSQYCSGIQNVTAFVVLGGTCGTAS; this is encoded by the exons ATGGGGAAACTGACATCCGCCGCCTTACTGCTAGCCCTGCTAGTATGCG TAGGTGTCACCAAAGTTGCTGCACAGA AACAACGTGTATGCTTAGCTCGGATAGCCGACTATGGTACCGCCAcggcgtttggtttttgtaaTCAAGCCGTCTATCTGGCGCTACGTCTTAACACCAATGCAGCGATAACCTATGTCAACACAGCCATGACAAGTGCCGCGGTCGAAG CGGGCATCAGGACATATGCCGGTTACAAAACGACCTACCCCCAGGTCGATTTCTATTTGGGAGTTGATTCACTACCAGGATCGTACGAAACCTGGATAACGAATGCAAGGGCAACTGCTATTTCAGCAATCACGGCACAGTTACGAACATATCCGACAGTTGCGGGTGTCTATATCGACATCGTAAATGTGCCGGCAAATCGAGGT AGCTTTTACCGTAGCTTTATAACAGAATTGCAAACAGCGGTCAATGGTGCCGGCTTCAAGTTTGCTATAGCGTTGCCTTGGGACTCGACCACATATAATCAAATCTACTTACCCACAAGCCCTACACCTGTGCCTATACCGGATTTCTATTTGGTGAAAACGTATGAGGATATGTATAGTGATCAAACTACTAAGACACATCCTATCAGTCCCTTGTTCGCAATGGCGGCTCCGTTCAACGTCGAAACCAAAACGATA TACAACAATGTGTTCCGGTGGGTGCTGTCAGGTATTCCAACGTTAAAGCTTGCACTAGGATTGCCTATGTATGGGTTGCGGTTCACCGCAGCAAGCGCTACTGCACTCGGCGCGACTTCCACAGTTGTCAATCCTGATACCTACTGTAAT GCGCTGATTTTCGGTGTTACTAATACGGCTGGCGCTGCCCAAGCGGGAGAGGGCTTTGCATATAGTTCGTCGGCAATGATGGTGTATAACACGTTCGATTCGGTCATCGACAAGCTTAACTTTGCCAGTGCCACCAACTTGTTCGGTGTGGGCTTGTATTCGATGGATCAGGCAGGAAGTACTAATGCTGAGCTGCTGCGTTATGTTACAAGTGTGCTTGCTCCTGTGCCACCAGCTGGAGTGGTATATCCAGCGGCGGAACCAGCTACATGCCAAGTTCCAATAACATTCCCAGTACCTccaacaacgactacgacacctacgactactacacctacgactaccacacctacgactaccacacctacaactaccacacctacgactaccacacctacgactacgacacctacgactaccacacctacgactacgacacctacgactacgacacctacgactaccacACCTACAACTACGacacctacgactaccacacctacgactaccacac ctacgactaccacacctacgactacgacac ctacgactaccacacctacgactaccacACCTACAACTACTacacctacgactaccacacctacgactaccacACCTACGACTACAACTCCTACGACTACcacacctacgactacgacacctacgactaccacacctacgactaccacACCTACGACTACAACTCCTACGACTACcacacctacgactacgacaacgacCGCTGTagcaacgacaacggccaTACCTGGTTCTGGGCCGAATGGCACAGGTCTAAACGTAAGCATTCCACAACCTCTCGTCTGTGGTGCTCCCGCTCGAGCAGAGTACGGCAATCTGGTGTCCCAGTACTGCTCCGGTATTCAGAATGTAACCGCCTTCGTAGTATTAGGTGGCACATGCGGGACAGCATCGTAG
- the LOC125951057 gene encoding mucin-5AC-like isoform X16, producing MGKLTSAALLLALLVCVGVTKVAAQKQRVCLARIADYGTATAFGFCNQAVYLALRLNTNAAITYVNTAMTSAAVEAGIRTYAGYKTTYPQVDFYLGVDSLPGSYETWITNARATAISAITAQLRTYPTVAGVYIDIVNVPANRGSFYRSFITELQTAVNGAGFKFAIALPWDSTTYNQIYLPTSPTPVPIPDFYLVKTYEDMYSDQTTKTHPISPLFAMAAPFNVETKTIYNNVFRWVLSGIPTLKLALGLPMYGLRFTAASATALGATSTVVNPDTYCNALIFGVTNTAGAAQAGEGFAYSSSAMMVYNTFDSVIDKLNFASATNLFGVGLYSMDQAGSTNAELLRYVTSVLAPVPPAGVVYPAAEPATCQVPITFPVPPTTTTTPTTTTPTTTTPTTTTPTTTTPTTTTPTTTTPTTTTPTTTTPTTTTPTTTTPTTTTPTTTTPTTTTPTTTTPTTTTPTTTTPTTTTPTTTTPTTTTPTTTTPTTTTPTTTTPTTTTPTTTTPTTTTPMTTTPTTTTPTTTTPTTTTPTTTTPTTTTPTTTTPTTTTPTTTTPTTTTPTTTTPTTTTPTTTTPTTTTPTTTTPTTTTPTTTTPTTTTTTAVATTTAIPGSGPNGTGLNVSIPQPLVCGAPARAEYGNLVSQYCSGIQNVTAFVVLGGTCGTAS from the exons ATGGGGAAACTGACATCCGCCGCCTTACTGCTAGCCCTGCTAGTATGCG TAGGTGTCACCAAAGTTGCTGCACAGA AACAACGTGTATGCTTAGCTCGGATAGCCGACTATGGTACCGCCAcggcgtttggtttttgtaaTCAAGCCGTCTATCTGGCGCTACGTCTTAACACCAATGCAGCGATAACCTATGTCAACACAGCCATGACAAGTGCCGCGGTCGAAG CGGGCATCAGGACATATGCCGGTTACAAAACGACCTACCCCCAGGTCGATTTCTATTTGGGAGTTGATTCACTACCAGGATCGTACGAAACCTGGATAACGAATGCAAGGGCAACTGCTATTTCAGCAATCACGGCACAGTTACGAACATATCCGACAGTTGCGGGTGTCTATATCGACATCGTAAATGTGCCGGCAAATCGAGGT AGCTTTTACCGTAGCTTTATAACAGAATTGCAAACAGCGGTCAATGGTGCCGGCTTCAAGTTTGCTATAGCGTTGCCTTGGGACTCGACCACATATAATCAAATCTACTTACCCACAAGCCCTACACCTGTGCCTATACCGGATTTCTATTTGGTGAAAACGTATGAGGATATGTATAGTGATCAAACTACTAAGACACATCCTATCAGTCCCTTGTTCGCAATGGCGGCTCCGTTCAACGTCGAAACCAAAACGATA TACAACAATGTGTTCCGGTGGGTGCTGTCAGGTATTCCAACGTTAAAGCTTGCACTAGGATTGCCTATGTATGGGTTGCGGTTCACCGCAGCAAGCGCTACTGCACTCGGCGCGACTTCCACAGTTGTCAATCCTGATACCTACTGTAAT GCGCTGATTTTCGGTGTTACTAATACGGCTGGCGCTGCCCAAGCGGGAGAGGGCTTTGCATATAGTTCGTCGGCAATGATGGTGTATAACACGTTCGATTCGGTCATCGACAAGCTTAACTTTGCCAGTGCCACCAACTTGTTCGGTGTGGGCTTGTATTCGATGGATCAGGCAGGAAGTACTAATGCTGAGCTGCTGCGTTATGTTACAAGTGTGCTTGCTCCTGTGCCACCAGCTGGAGTGGTATATCCAGCGGCGGAACCAGCTACATGCCAAGTTCCAATAACATTCCCAGTACCTccaacaacgactacgacacctacgactactacacctacgactaccacacctacgactaccacacctacaactaccacacctacgactaccacacctacgactacgacacctacgactaccacacctacgactacgacacctacgactacgacacctacgactaccacACCTACAACTACGacacctacgactaccacacctacgactaccacacctacgactacgacacctacgactaccacacctacaactaccacacctacgactacgacacctacgactacgacacctacgactaccacacctacgactaccacacctacgactaccacacctacgactacgacacCTACAACTACcacacctacgactacgacacctacgactacgacacCTATGACTACCacacctacgactaccacacctacgactaccacAC ctacgactaccacacctacgactacgacac ctacgactaccacacctacgactaccacACCTACAACTACTacacctacgactaccacacctacgactaccacACCTACGACTACAACTCCTACGACTACcacacctacgactacgacacctacgactaccacacctacgactaccacACCTACGACTACAACTCCTACGACTACcacacctacgactacgacaacgacCGCTGTagcaacgacaacggccaTACCTGGTTCTGGGCCGAATGGCACAGGTCTAAACGTAAGCATTCCACAACCTCTCGTCTGTGGTGCTCCCGCTCGAGCAGAGTACGGCAATCTGGTGTCCCAGTACTGCTCCGGTATTCAGAATGTAACCGCCTTCGTAGTATTAGGTGGCACATGCGGGACAGCATCGTAG
- the LOC125951057 gene encoding mucin-5AC-like isoform X19, translating to MGKLTSAALLLALLVCVGVTKVAAQKQRVCLARIADYGTATAFGFCNQAVYLALRLNTNAAITYVNTAMTSAAVEAGIRTYAGYKTTYPQVDFYLGVDSLPGSYETWITNARATAISAITAQLRTYPTVAGVYIDIVNVPANRGSFYRSFITELQTAVNGAGFKFAIALPWDSTTYNQIYLPTSPTPVPIPDFYLVKTYEDMYSDQTTKTHPISPLFAMAAPFNVETKTIYNNVFRWVLSGIPTLKLALGLPMYGLRFTAASATALGATSTVVNPDTYCNALIFGVTNTAGAAQAGEGFAYSSSAMMVYNTFDSVIDKLNFASATNLFGVGLYSMDQAGSTNAELLRYVTSVLAPVPPAGVVYPAAEPATCQVPITFPVPPTTTTTPTTTTPTTTTPTTTTPTTTTPTTTTPTTTTPTTTTPTTTTPTTTTPTTTTPTTTTPTTTTPTTTTPTTTTPTTTTPTTTTPTTTTPTTTTPTTTTPTTTTPTTTTPTTTTPTTTTPTTTTPTTTTPTTTTPTTTTPTTTTPTTTTPTTTTPTTTTPTTTTPTTTTPTTTTPTTTTPTTTTPTTTTPTTTTPTTTTPTTTTTTAVATTTAIPGSGPNGTGLNVSIPQPLVCGAPARAEYGNLVSQYCSGIQNVTAFVVLGGTCGTAS from the exons ATGGGGAAACTGACATCCGCCGCCTTACTGCTAGCCCTGCTAGTATGCG TAGGTGTCACCAAAGTTGCTGCACAGA AACAACGTGTATGCTTAGCTCGGATAGCCGACTATGGTACCGCCAcggcgtttggtttttgtaaTCAAGCCGTCTATCTGGCGCTACGTCTTAACACCAATGCAGCGATAACCTATGTCAACACAGCCATGACAAGTGCCGCGGTCGAAG CGGGCATCAGGACATATGCCGGTTACAAAACGACCTACCCCCAGGTCGATTTCTATTTGGGAGTTGATTCACTACCAGGATCGTACGAAACCTGGATAACGAATGCAAGGGCAACTGCTATTTCAGCAATCACGGCACAGTTACGAACATATCCGACAGTTGCGGGTGTCTATATCGACATCGTAAATGTGCCGGCAAATCGAGGT AGCTTTTACCGTAGCTTTATAACAGAATTGCAAACAGCGGTCAATGGTGCCGGCTTCAAGTTTGCTATAGCGTTGCCTTGGGACTCGACCACATATAATCAAATCTACTTACCCACAAGCCCTACACCTGTGCCTATACCGGATTTCTATTTGGTGAAAACGTATGAGGATATGTATAGTGATCAAACTACTAAGACACATCCTATCAGTCCCTTGTTCGCAATGGCGGCTCCGTTCAACGTCGAAACCAAAACGATA TACAACAATGTGTTCCGGTGGGTGCTGTCAGGTATTCCAACGTTAAAGCTTGCACTAGGATTGCCTATGTATGGGTTGCGGTTCACCGCAGCAAGCGCTACTGCACTCGGCGCGACTTCCACAGTTGTCAATCCTGATACCTACTGTAAT GCGCTGATTTTCGGTGTTACTAATACGGCTGGCGCTGCCCAAGCGGGAGAGGGCTTTGCATATAGTTCGTCGGCAATGATGGTGTATAACACGTTCGATTCGGTCATCGACAAGCTTAACTTTGCCAGTGCCACCAACTTGTTCGGTGTGGGCTTGTATTCGATGGATCAGGCAGGAAGTACTAATGCTGAGCTGCTGCGTTATGTTACAAGTGTGCTTGCTCCTGTGCCACCAGCTGGAGTGGTATATCCAGCGGCGGAACCAGCTACATGCCAAGTTCCAATAACATTCCCAGTACCTccaacaacgactacgacacctacgactactacacctacgactaccacacctacgactaccacacctacaactaccacacctacgactaccacacctacgactacgacacctacgactaccacacctacgactacgacacctacgactacgacacctacgactaccacACCTACAACTACGacacctacgactaccacacctacgactaccacacctacgactacgacacctacgactaccacacctacaactaccacacctacgactacgacacctacgactacgacacctacgactaccacacctacgactaccacacctacgactaccacacctacgactacgacacCTACAACTACcacac ctacgactaccacacctacgactaccacAC ctacgactaccacacctacgactacgacac ctacgactaccacacctacgactaccacACCTACAACTACTacacctacgactaccacacctacgactaccacACCTACGACTACAACTCCTACGACTACcacacctacgactacgacacctacgactaccacacctacgactaccacACCTACGACTACAACTCCTACGACTACcacacctacgactacgacaacgacCGCTGTagcaacgacaacggccaTACCTGGTTCTGGGCCGAATGGCACAGGTCTAAACGTAAGCATTCCACAACCTCTCGTCTGTGGTGCTCCCGCTCGAGCAGAGTACGGCAATCTGGTGTCCCAGTACTGCTCCGGTATTCAGAATGTAACCGCCTTCGTAGTATTAGGTGGCACATGCGGGACAGCATCGTAG